The Alphaproteobacteria bacterium DNA window GCGCGCGGGCCAGCTCGTCGGTCTTCTTGGACTTGCGACTCATTCTCTCCGCCGGCGGCAGATGCCGCACAATGGCTGCCTAATGACCCAAAATAATCTGGCAAGTACATAGCACGCCAACGAAACTTGATCCAGATGGCAATGGGCAACAGCTCGAATACGGACCAGTTTGAATGCACCTGCAAGCTTGGGCGTTCTGTTCGAATCGCCAGCCCTGCGGCGAATCAAGCCGTATTCGCAATCAACTGCAGCCACCCCTATTAGATCACGCCCAGCATGCGCCAGCGTGGCAATCTTGTTGTTCTGAACTCGCATACAAACCCCGCGAGTGCCTTTACGTTTTCGGGGTTGTTCTCGACAGGACGACCGTCCCGCATGAATGATTGGCCCGACCGGCCGATACGATCCATGGCCGCCTGAGCGATCGCGAGTTCGTCGCCGGCAAGTGCGTCAGCCAGTAATGGAACGAGGATGCGTTCGGCCTGACTGGCCGGGATTGCTGAACCGAGAACCGGCGAGGCCAAGTAACGATGCGTGTCGGCTGACATCGATAGGTCCATGACAATGTCATTCAGGCGTAGGGCAACAGACCTGTCGATCAACGTAACACCGGACCGTGCCGGACGGATTAACTTGTTGTGAACTAGCAATTCTACCAGTGTCCTTGCGCGCTCCTCCTTCAAGCCCAAATTTGTGGCCGCGTCTATCAAGGTGGCACCGTGTACCACTTTACCCTCGACACATCGACACATGGCATCGAGGACTCTTCCAGGCGGACGAATCTCTCCCAGAGGAGTTTTCAAGGACGTGGGCATTTCAACAACATGGGGCATCAACGCAAATGGCCAGTCCCTCAGTCGTTGCCGTTGCTGCTGGGGGGTCAACGCTTGCGGTGCCTTGACGTAGACATCTCGGCGAAACTCTTTGCCAGCGATGAAATCCTTCAGCAGTTCACGCATTGCCGCATCAGGCGCAGCACTTACTGTGTCGCGTAAGTCCTTGGGAACGCAAAGCTCAACTCGATTTTCACCGACGGCGGCAGAAGCGACATATCGGAGCCCAGCTTGGGCCAGGCTGGCGATTACATCCGATACATATAACGGTTGCCACCCCGCGTTCAGAAACTCGTGCACAATATAGCGCCTGTCCCGTCCCCCCAAGTGGGACAGGTACTTCTTCGACAGTGCGCCGTGCTTCGCTACCTTGCCGTCCGATTTGTCAATTAGCAGTTCCAGTAGCGGCATCGCATTCTCAATTCGCGCGATGCTATCTCCCTGGCTTCGGCGGGCGGCCTCGAACAGCAGCTTCTGTGTCGGAAGTACACGTGTCCAGCCAGGCATCACGTTGTAGCTGATGAATGCCACCCCACCCGAAACCAGCTTCGTCGCCAGAAAATCGTGGATCTCCTCTCGCACCTCCGCGGAGACCCAGCTATAGACACCGTGCAGAGTAAGAATATCGAAGGCCTCAAGCCCAGCATCGCCTGAACGCGCAGCGTCGTCAAAACTCAACTCATAGAATAGGAGGTTCTCAAGGCCGGCGCGCTTCGCCAGCGACCGCGCTTCGTCCACGTGTGCTGGACTAAAGTCGACGCCGACAAAATCCATATCTGGATTGGCAGCGGCGAGAAGGATCGTGCTGTAGCCGCGGCCACATCCGAGTTCGCAGTACCGCAATCTGCGCGCAGTTGACAGACCATCGACCCCTCCGACAAGGCATGCATAGTCG harbors:
- a CDS encoding methyltransferase regulatory domain-containing protein — its product is MAETGVRASGYVDDVIYTLGFHPELAPSFLDYACLVGGVDGLSTARRLRYCELGCGRGYSTILLAAANPDMDFVGVDFSPAHVDEARSLAKRAGLENLLFYELSFDDAARSGDAGLEAFDILTLHGVYSWVSAEVREEIHDFLATKLVSGGVAFISYNVMPGWTRVLPTQKLLFEAARRSQGDSIARIENAMPLLELLIDKSDGKVAKHGALSKKYLSHLGGRDRRYIVHEFLNAGWQPLYVSDVIASLAQAGLRYVASAAVGENRVELCVPKDLRDTVSAAPDAAMRELLKDFIAGKEFRRDVYVKAPQALTPQQQRQRLRDWPFALMPHVVEMPTSLKTPLGEIRPPGRVLDAMCRCVEGKVVHGATLIDAATNLGLKEERARTLVELLVHNKLIRPARSGVTLIDRSVALRLNDIVMDLSMSADTHRYLASPVLGSAIPASQAERILVPLLADALAGDELAIAQAAMDRIGRSGQSFMRDGRPVENNPENVKALAGFVCEFRTTRLPRWRMLGVI